A genomic region of Ensifer adhaerens contains the following coding sequences:
- the gltA gene encoding citrate synthase: MTEKTAVVTLDGKSADLPVRSGSIGPDVVDIGSLYKQTKMFTYDPGFTSTASCESKITYIDGDEGVLLHRGYPIEQLAEHGDFLEVCYLLLYGELPTKAQKADFDYRVTHHTMVHEQMSRFFTGFRRDAHPMAVMCGCVGALSAFYHDSTDITDPHQRMVASLRMIAKMPTIAAMAYKYHIGQPFVYPKNDLDYASNFLRMCFAVPCEEYVVNPVLSRAMDRIFILHADHEQNASTSTVRLAGSSGANPFACIAAGIACLWGPAHGGANEAALNMLAEIGTADRIPEFIARAKDKNDPFRLMGFGHRVYKNYDPRAKIMQKTTHEVLAELGHKDDPLLEVAMELERIALTDEYFIEKKLYPNIDFYSGITLKALGFPTTMFTVLFALARTVGWIAQWNEMIEDPEQRIGRPRQLYVGAPQRDYVPVSKR; encoded by the coding sequence ATGACTGAAAAAACCGCGGTTGTAACACTCGATGGAAAGTCTGCGGATCTTCCGGTGCGATCGGGGTCCATCGGCCCTGACGTCGTGGACATCGGCTCGCTCTACAAGCAGACGAAGATGTTCACCTACGACCCGGGCTTCACGTCCACGGCGTCGTGCGAATCGAAGATCACCTATATCGACGGCGACGAAGGCGTGCTGCTCCACCGCGGCTATCCGATCGAACAGCTCGCCGAGCACGGCGACTTCCTGGAAGTCTGCTATCTGCTGCTCTACGGCGAACTGCCGACGAAGGCACAGAAGGCCGACTTCGACTATCGCGTCACCCACCACACCATGGTGCACGAGCAGATGTCGCGCTTCTTCACCGGCTTCCGTCGCGACGCACACCCGATGGCCGTCATGTGCGGCTGCGTCGGCGCGCTTTCGGCCTTCTATCACGACTCGACCGACATCACCGATCCGCACCAGCGCATGGTTGCGTCGCTGCGCATGATCGCCAAGATGCCGACGATTGCGGCGATGGCCTACAAGTACCACATCGGCCAGCCCTTCGTTTACCCGAAGAACGACCTCGACTACGCCTCGAACTTCCTGCGCATGTGCTTCGCCGTTCCCTGCGAAGAATATGTCGTCAACCCGGTTCTGTCGCGCGCCATGGACCGTATCTTCATCCTGCACGCCGACCACGAGCAGAACGCTTCGACCTCGACCGTTCGCCTTGCCGGCTCGTCGGGTGCCAACCCGTTCGCCTGCATCGCGGCCGGCATCGCCTGCCTCTGGGGCCCCGCCCACGGCGGTGCAAACGAAGCGGCGCTCAACATGCTTGCCGAAATCGGCACGGCCGACCGTATTCCGGAATTCATCGCCCGCGCCAAGGACAAGAATGACCCGTTCCGCCTGATGGGCTTCGGTCACCGCGTCTACAAGAACTACGATCCGCGCGCCAAGATCATGCAGAAGACCACGCATGAAGTGCTCGCCGAGCTCGGCCACAAAGACGATCCGCTCCTCGAAGTGGCGATGGAACTCGAACGCATCGCGCTCACCGACGAGTACTTCATCGAGAAGAAGCTCTACCCGAACATCGACTTCTACTCCGGCATTACGCTGAAGGCTCTCGGCTTCCCCACCACCATGTTCACCGTTCTCTTCGCGCTCGCCCGCACTGTCGGCTGGATCGCCCAGTGGAACGAGATGATCGAAGATCCGGAACAGCGCATCGGTCGTCCGCGCCAGCTCTATGTCGGCGCTCCGCAGCGCGACTACGTGCCGGTCTCCAAGCGCTAA
- the fabZ gene encoding 3-hydroxyacyl-ACP dehydratase FabZ, translated as MSEAATVLGTADIQEILKLLPHRYPFLLVDRIIEIDGDNSAIGIKNVSANEPHFTGHFPEQPIMPGVLLVEGMAQTAGAICARKVGTGTNLVYFMTIDNARFRKPVVPGDRVEFHVVKQKQRGNIWKFHCDAKVDGQLVAEADIGAMIVSKEDA; from the coding sequence ATGAGTGAAGCAGCAACGGTTCTCGGTACGGCGGATATTCAGGAAATCCTGAAACTGCTGCCCCATCGCTACCCATTTCTGCTCGTCGATCGCATCATTGAGATCGACGGCGACAATTCGGCGATCGGCATCAAAAACGTTTCGGCGAACGAGCCGCATTTCACCGGTCACTTCCCCGAGCAGCCGATCATGCCGGGCGTTCTGCTCGTCGAGGGCATGGCACAGACAGCCGGCGCGATCTGTGCCCGCAAGGTCGGAACCGGCACGAACCTGGTCTATTTCATGACCATCGACAATGCCCGTTTCCGCAAGCCGGTCGTGCCCGGCGATCGCGTCGAATTCCATGTCGTGAAGCAGAAGCAGCGCGGCAATATCTGGAAATTTCACTGTGATGCAAAAGTTGACGGGCAACTGGTCGCAGAAGCTGATATCGGCGCGATGATCGTCAGCAAGGAAGACGCCTGA
- the exbB gene encoding tonB-system energizer ExbB encodes MPNRARSTINLLAAAMLGLSSAALPAVAFAQSASEGASSAPVTSGTQVTVTGSPAPVAEGQTVGSAPVNQAPPITQVQPATQAASPEATPVSVDGASTDGAANPVLPHDLSPIGMFMAADLVVKSVMVGLALASVATWAIFLVKALELLGAKARLTRAVRLLSAANGLADVKNAFDGKSGPAPEMVAAAIDEMVRSEAVVDHAPASGIKERVSSLLTRIEVRAGKRMTGGTGILASIGSVGPFVGLFGTVWGIMNSFIGISKAQTTNLAIVAPGIAEALLATAIGLVAAIPAVIIYNYFARAVGGYKVVLADAAAAVERLVSRDLDHRLVRKAQPRRQEGFVHAETTIARIG; translated from the coding sequence ATGCCGAACCGAGCCCGATCGACGATCAATCTGCTGGCCGCCGCAATGCTGGGCCTGTCATCGGCTGCTTTGCCTGCGGTTGCGTTCGCTCAGTCCGCAAGTGAAGGCGCATCGTCAGCCCCGGTCACGAGTGGCACTCAGGTCACGGTCACAGGATCGCCGGCGCCGGTCGCTGAAGGCCAGACGGTCGGCAGCGCACCGGTAAACCAGGCGCCCCCGATCACGCAGGTGCAGCCCGCAACACAGGCAGCCTCTCCTGAGGCCACCCCCGTTTCTGTCGACGGCGCTTCGACTGACGGTGCGGCGAACCCGGTGCTGCCGCACGACCTGTCGCCGATCGGCATGTTCATGGCGGCCGACCTGGTCGTCAAAAGCGTGATGGTTGGCCTTGCGTTGGCGTCCGTTGCCACCTGGGCGATCTTCCTGGTGAAGGCGCTTGAACTCCTTGGCGCCAAGGCGCGCCTCACGCGGGCGGTCCGCCTCCTGTCCGCCGCCAACGGCCTTGCTGACGTCAAGAACGCATTCGATGGGAAGTCGGGCCCGGCACCGGAGATGGTGGCTGCGGCGATCGACGAAATGGTACGTTCGGAGGCCGTCGTCGACCATGCGCCTGCAAGCGGCATCAAGGAGCGCGTGTCTTCGCTGTTGACCCGCATCGAGGTCCGCGCCGGAAAGCGCATGACTGGTGGCACCGGCATTCTGGCCTCGATCGGTTCGGTCGGTCCGTTCGTAGGCCTGTTCGGCACGGTATGGGGGATCATGAATTCCTTCATCGGCATCAGCAAGGCGCAGACGACGAATCTCGCGATCGTCGCGCCCGGTATTGCCGAAGCGCTGCTGGCAACCGCCATCGGCCTTGTGGCGGCCATTCCCGCAGTCATCATCTATAACTATTTTGCCCGCGCCGTTGGTGGCTACAAGGTGGTCCTGGCCGATGCTGCCGCCGCTGTGGAACGGCTCGTCAGCCGTGACCTCGACCATCGTCTGGTCCGCAAGGCGCAGCCCCGCCGACAGGAAGGCTTCGTCCATGCGGAAACGACCATCGCAAGGATCGGGTGA
- the lpxD gene encoding UDP-3-O-(3-hydroxymyristoyl)glucosamine N-acyltransferase, with product MEQNWFFPPHDGIRLGDLADHIGAELNDGAVADRAIKSVAPVYRAKPGDVCYMLSRKSRAELDTCQASAIICDKTISSLVPAHIPVLLTARPHTAFALAGTLLHEIAMRPARNTSLSGVSPGAFVDPTARLEGDVEIEPMAVVGAGAEIGSGTRIAAGAVIGPGVRIGRDCTIAAGASVLCALVGNSVIIHPGARIGQDGFGYAPGPKGGMIKIVQVGRVIIQDHVEIGANTTIDRGTMDDTVIGEGTKIDNLVQIGHNVRIGRYCGIVSGVGIAGSTKIGDGVMIGGGSGVNGHITVGDGVQIAAMSGVAADVPAGERYGGIPARPMRDFLRDVAEMAMRAEERQKKKKGGANE from the coding sequence ATGGAACAGAACTGGTTTTTTCCGCCCCATGATGGGATTCGCCTGGGTGACCTGGCGGATCATATTGGGGCGGAGTTGAATGATGGTGCGGTCGCTGATCGTGCCATCAAATCTGTAGCGCCGGTCTATCGGGCCAAGCCTGGCGACGTTTGCTACATGCTGTCTCGCAAGAGCCGTGCGGAGCTTGATACGTGTCAGGCGTCCGCGATCATCTGCGACAAGACGATTTCCAGCCTGGTGCCTGCGCATATCCCCGTGCTGTTGACAGCTCGGCCGCACACTGCCTTTGCACTTGCCGGCACGTTGTTGCACGAGATTGCGATGCGGCCCGCGCGCAACACCAGCCTTAGCGGCGTGTCGCCTGGTGCCTTCGTGGATCCGACGGCACGTCTTGAAGGCGACGTCGAAATCGAGCCGATGGCGGTCGTGGGAGCCGGTGCGGAAATCGGAAGCGGTACCCGCATTGCCGCTGGCGCCGTTATCGGGCCGGGCGTGCGCATCGGCCGTGATTGCACGATTGCCGCGGGCGCTAGCGTGCTCTGCGCTCTCGTCGGCAACAGCGTGATCATTCACCCCGGCGCCCGTATCGGCCAGGATGGGTTCGGCTACGCGCCGGGGCCGAAGGGGGGAATGATCAAGATCGTTCAGGTCGGACGCGTGATCATTCAGGATCATGTGGAAATCGGCGCGAATACGACGATCGATCGTGGCACCATGGACGACACGGTGATCGGCGAGGGCACCAAGATCGACAATCTCGTTCAGATCGGTCACAACGTCCGCATCGGTCGCTATTGCGGCATTGTCAGTGGGGTCGGCATTGCCGGTAGCACGAAGATCGGCGATGGCGTCATGATTGGCGGCGGCAGCGGCGTCAACGGCCACATCACGGTCGGTGATGGCGTCCAGATCGCCGCCATGAGTGGCGTGGCGGCCGATGTTCCCGCCGGCGAGCGGTACGGTGGTATTCCGGCGCGCCCGATGCGTGATTTCCTGCGCGACGTCGCGGAAATGGCCATGCGGGCAGAGGAAAGACAAAAAAAGAAGAAGGGCGGCGCGAATGAGTGA
- the lpxA gene encoding acyl-ACP--UDP-N-acetylglucosamine O-acyltransferase, whose protein sequence is MIAATAKIHPSSVIEDGAVIGENVKIGPFCHVGPKVVLGDDIELHSHVVVTGRTTIGKGTKVFPQAVIGADSQSVHHSAVDTELLIGTNCTIREGVTMNTGTVEHGGQTVVGNNNLFLAYSHVAHDCRLGDHIILSNNVMLAGHVTVEDRAILGGGCAVHQFTRVGRQAFVGGLSAVSYDVIPYGMLNGNPGILSGLNVVGMTRAGIDRATIHVVRRAYKQIFEGPESIRANAAAIREEYADCAPVVEILDFIAAESDRALSSPSRGKA, encoded by the coding sequence ATGATTGCAGCAACAGCGAAGATTCACCCGTCCTCGGTTATCGAAGACGGCGCTGTAATCGGCGAAAACGTCAAGATTGGTCCATTTTGCCACGTAGGGCCGAAAGTCGTTCTCGGCGATGATATCGAGCTTCACAGTCATGTCGTGGTCACCGGCCGCACGACGATCGGCAAGGGAACCAAGGTTTTTCCGCAGGCCGTCATCGGCGCCGATTCGCAGAGTGTTCATCACAGCGCCGTCGATACCGAATTGCTGATTGGCACGAACTGCACGATCCGCGAAGGTGTGACGATGAATACGGGCACCGTCGAGCATGGCGGGCAGACAGTCGTCGGCAATAACAATCTCTTCCTGGCCTATTCGCATGTGGCGCATGATTGCCGCCTCGGCGATCACATCATCCTGTCGAACAACGTGATGCTGGCGGGCCATGTCACGGTCGAGGACCGCGCCATTCTTGGCGGCGGCTGCGCCGTGCATCAGTTTACCCGTGTCGGCCGTCAGGCGTTCGTCGGCGGCCTGTCGGCCGTCAGCTACGATGTCATCCCGTACGGCATGCTCAACGGCAATCCAGGCATCCTCAGCGGCCTGAACGTCGTCGGCATGACGAGAGCCGGGATCGACCGCGCCACGATCCACGTCGTTCGCCGCGCCTACAAGCAGATCTTCGAAGGCCCGGAGTCGATCCGTGCCAATGCGGCGGCGATTCGCGAAGAATATGCGGACTGCGCGCCGGTCGTGGAAATCCTCGATTTCATCGCGGCCGAAAGCGACCGGGCACTATCCTCGCCGTCTCGCGGCAAGGCGTGA
- a CDS encoding LpxI family protein, translating to MSAAAGHAATGGRLAIIAGGGALPHHVAEAVRARGEDPFIIALSREAEEADWVGFDHSVLGIGDFANISRTFKEEGIDRVVLSGWVRRRPEWRDIRPTLRTLAKIPAVLKTLVSGGDDAVLRMAMALIEASGAHVIGVHEVVPNLLADPGPIGAVAPDADDRRDIEAGIAAANALGALDVGQGAVAVGGRVVALEGAEGTDAMLERVVALKAEGRVSSRRRGVLVKLCKPGQDLRADLPSIGPSTVALAERAGLAGIAVEAGRALVLERADVIEVANRAGLFVAGVERSAKGAER from the coding sequence ATGTCGGCTGCTGCGGGCCACGCAGCGACCGGCGGCCGGCTTGCAATCATTGCTGGCGGTGGCGCGCTGCCGCATCACGTGGCCGAAGCCGTCAGGGCGCGCGGCGAAGATCCTTTCATTATCGCGTTGTCGCGTGAGGCGGAAGAAGCCGATTGGGTCGGCTTCGATCATTCCGTCCTCGGGATCGGTGACTTCGCCAATATCAGCCGTACCTTCAAGGAAGAGGGGATTGACCGCGTCGTTCTGTCGGGCTGGGTTCGCCGCCGGCCAGAATGGCGTGACATTCGCCCAACGTTAAGAACGCTCGCAAAGATCCCGGCTGTTCTGAAGACGCTGGTCTCCGGTGGAGACGACGCCGTCCTGCGCATGGCTATGGCCCTGATCGAAGCAAGCGGCGCCCACGTGATCGGCGTCCATGAAGTGGTGCCCAATCTCCTGGCAGATCCAGGCCCGATTGGTGCGGTCGCACCCGATGCAGACGACCGCCGCGACATAGAGGCGGGTATCGCCGCCGCCAACGCGCTCGGCGCGCTCGATGTGGGGCAGGGTGCTGTAGCCGTCGGCGGACGTGTGGTGGCGCTGGAGGGTGCCGAAGGCACCGACGCCATGCTGGAGCGTGTCGTCGCGTTGAAGGCGGAAGGGCGTGTCTCATCTCGCCGGCGGGGCGTTCTCGTCAAGCTTTGCAAACCCGGTCAGGATCTTCGCGCCGACCTGCCGTCGATCGGGCCGTCGACCGTCGCGCTTGCAGAAAGGGCCGGCCTGGCCGGCATCGCGGTCGAGGCGGGCAGGGCTCTGGTGCTGGAACGTGCCGACGTGATCGAGGTCGCCAATCGCGCCGGCCTGTTTGTTGCCGGGGTGGAGCGCTCGGCCAAGGGAGCCGAACGATGA
- the lpxB gene encoding lipid-A-disaccharide synthase — MSAPSYKLAVIAGEVSGDLLGADLVRALRAQSGSTIELVGVGGEALEAEGLRSLFDYSELSIMGFTQVLARLPKLIMRIRQTAKAIIAARPDALLIIDSPDFTHRVARKVRAALPDVPVINYVCPSVWAWKPERAPRMRAYVDHVLAVLPFEPEAMERLQGPPTTYVGHRLASDANVLAVRVSRQPRLAGAKDGRVATCLLLPGSRSSEVGRLLPIFRATVEELEARHPGIRFLLPTVPRQEKLVREITASWTIQPEISVGAADKWAAFDRADAAIAASGTVILELALAGVPVVSTYAPDFLVKFLHKRIRIWSGALPNLIADFPIVPEYFGESIRPGALTRWMERLSGATAQRASMLDGYALVQQRMATDHPPGEMAAEIVLGYLNKSKP, encoded by the coding sequence ATGAGCGCACCGAGCTACAAGCTCGCAGTCATTGCGGGCGAAGTTTCCGGCGATCTCCTGGGTGCCGATCTCGTCCGGGCACTTCGGGCGCAAAGCGGCAGCACGATCGAGCTCGTCGGCGTCGGCGGCGAAGCGCTGGAGGCCGAGGGTCTCCGGTCGTTGTTCGATTATTCCGAGCTATCGATCATGGGATTCACCCAGGTGCTGGCGCGCCTTCCGAAACTGATCATGCGCATACGCCAGACAGCGAAGGCGATCATCGCCGCGCGCCCCGATGCGCTTCTGATCATCGACAGCCCGGACTTTACCCACCGCGTGGCGCGGAAGGTCCGTGCGGCGCTGCCGGATGTGCCAGTGATCAACTACGTCTGTCCGAGCGTCTGGGCCTGGAAGCCGGAGCGGGCGCCGCGCATGCGCGCCTACGTCGATCACGTGCTCGCCGTCTTGCCTTTCGAGCCGGAGGCGATGGAGCGGCTGCAAGGCCCCCCGACCACTTATGTCGGCCATCGCCTTGCAAGCGACGCCAATGTGCTCGCCGTTCGCGTAAGCCGCCAGCCGCGCCTTGCGGGCGCCAAGGACGGGCGTGTTGCGACATGCCTTCTATTGCCGGGCTCGCGCTCCAGCGAGGTCGGTCGCCTGCTGCCGATCTTCCGCGCGACAGTCGAGGAACTCGAAGCCCGCCATCCGGGCATTCGCTTCCTGCTTCCGACCGTCCCGCGCCAGGAGAAGCTGGTGCGGGAAATTACCGCATCCTGGACGATCCAGCCGGAAATCTCGGTCGGTGCGGCCGACAAATGGGCGGCTTTCGATCGAGCTGATGCGGCGATTGCTGCTTCGGGTACGGTCATTCTGGAACTCGCTTTGGCTGGCGTGCCTGTGGTTTCAACCTATGCGCCGGATTTCCTGGTGAAGTTCCTGCACAAGCGCATCCGCATCTGGAGTGGCGCACTGCCGAACCTGATCGCGGATTTCCCGATCGTCCCGGAATATTTCGGCGAATCGATCCGCCCCGGCGCGTTGACGCGCTGGATGGAGCGGCTTTCGGGCGCAACGGCGCAGCGGGCCTCGATGCTCGACGGTTACGCGCTGGTGCAACAGCGCATGGCGACCGATCATCCGCCGGGCGAGATGGCGGCCGAAATCGTTCTCGGCTATCTCAATAAGAGCAAGCCGTAA
- a CDS encoding ComEC/Rec2 family competence protein encodes MSDTDTRQASHDAERGSFMLPGSDAATAVAVFAPNVPRSLMSTQVRRGISRLSAHLSPRTIKASIASAIEEERAYGHGFVLIPVLLIFGVLTWLSLPFDVGIVKLALLLCIFSMAAVVCIGKFARLRAPLIAAALFTAGMLLIAVDTVRTDTVVLDAPVTTNVRGVVFSREQDDKGQWRYGVDVQQTTEPRLRRQPTKVTLVARGREDPLPIGATIEGRARLSPPSGPALPGLNDFAFDSYFKGIGAVGFFYGAPKGGEALATGETKASSPSSLATRIASMREAVGERIRAAIGGDTGALAAALVTAEERAISRETVEVLRQSGLAHVLAISGLNMALAAGTFLIGARTVLSMIPGLAHRVAIKKLAASGALLMVCTYILISGGAVSALRAWIMISIMLMAVFFDRMSISLRNVALAAIIIVAITPSAVAGPGFQMSFAATLALVAGYARWRERRETAMPAAERQRKGRGLVTGVIAGVVITSLIGGLATSVYSIAYFHRLPAYGLLANVLTMPVISIVIMPFGLFAMLLMPFGLEHYPLLAMAWGLDRMLDIARFVVTLDGEIVTGRIGHLGFVLIAAGGVLICVLRSWLALSGAVLIFAGLVSLPLERDHLPDVMISEDGRLIGLVANDAIATNRVRPSDFVFSQWQRALAVENHLKPAMLPLPEAGDPYPATEPAGKSAPPLDQEKVTAIRADLSSAIEASAAGVFVCREKQWCAARNAYGWTIVALENPRLFPALCDQADLVVTAARVDSAKCPTARARIVNAQTLRRTGAIEVRAQPDAGQTAAGMQFRTSFTALSRPWERHRAYDWRTGSFAEGQPAL; translated from the coding sequence ATGAGCGATACTGATACGCGGCAGGCTTCGCACGACGCGGAGCGCGGCAGCTTCATGTTGCCCGGCTCCGATGCTGCCACCGCCGTTGCGGTCTTTGCTCCCAATGTGCCGCGCAGCCTGATGTCGACACAGGTGCGCCGCGGTATCTCCAGGCTCTCGGCGCATCTCAGCCCGCGCACCATCAAGGCATCGATCGCCTCGGCAATCGAAGAAGAACGCGCATATGGTCACGGATTTGTGTTGATCCCGGTGCTGCTCATCTTCGGGGTCCTTACCTGGCTGTCGCTCCCGTTTGATGTCGGAATTGTCAAACTTGCACTGCTGCTTTGCATTTTCAGCATGGCAGCAGTGGTATGTATCGGAAAATTTGCACGGCTACGGGCGCCGTTGATCGCGGCGGCACTGTTTACCGCAGGAATGCTGCTGATCGCGGTCGACACCGTCCGCACCGACACGGTCGTCCTCGATGCACCGGTGACGACAAATGTGCGCGGCGTGGTGTTCTCACGCGAACAGGACGACAAAGGTCAATGGCGCTATGGGGTTGATGTTCAACAGACGACCGAGCCGCGCTTGCGCCGACAGCCGACGAAGGTCACGCTGGTGGCGCGCGGGCGCGAAGATCCGCTGCCGATAGGTGCGACCATTGAGGGCAGGGCGCGGTTGTCGCCGCCGTCCGGCCCGGCGCTACCGGGTTTGAACGACTTCGCGTTTGACAGCTACTTCAAAGGTATCGGTGCAGTCGGGTTCTTCTACGGCGCGCCGAAGGGCGGGGAAGCCCTTGCGACGGGCGAGACGAAGGCGAGTTCTCCCTCGTCCTTGGCAACCAGGATCGCCTCAATGCGCGAGGCCGTCGGAGAACGCATCCGTGCCGCGATCGGCGGCGACACCGGGGCGCTTGCGGCAGCGCTGGTCACCGCGGAAGAGCGAGCCATCAGCCGTGAGACCGTCGAGGTATTGCGGCAGTCCGGGCTGGCGCATGTGCTGGCGATCTCCGGCCTCAACATGGCACTTGCCGCCGGAACCTTCCTGATCGGCGCGCGCACTGTGCTCAGCATGATCCCTGGCCTGGCGCATCGTGTGGCGATCAAGAAGCTCGCGGCGAGCGGCGCGCTGCTGATGGTCTGTACCTACATTCTTATCTCCGGTGGCGCCGTGTCGGCATTGCGCGCCTGGATCATGATTTCCATCATGCTCATGGCCGTGTTTTTCGACCGCATGTCGATCAGCCTGCGCAACGTCGCACTGGCGGCGATCATCATCGTCGCCATAACGCCGTCTGCGGTTGCCGGGCCGGGTTTCCAGATGTCGTTTGCGGCGACCCTTGCGCTCGTTGCCGGCTATGCGCGCTGGCGCGAGCGACGGGAGACAGCGATGCCGGCGGCGGAGAGGCAGCGCAAGGGAAGGGGCTTGGTCACCGGCGTGATCGCCGGTGTCGTCATCACCTCGCTGATCGGTGGTTTGGCGACGTCGGTCTATTCGATCGCCTATTTCCACCGGTTGCCGGCATACGGTCTGCTCGCCAACGTTCTCACCATGCCCGTGATCAGCATCGTGATCATGCCGTTCGGCCTGTTCGCAATGCTCCTGATGCCCTTCGGGCTTGAGCATTATCCATTGTTGGCCATGGCGTGGGGCCTCGACCGGATGCTCGACATCGCCCGCTTCGTGGTCACTCTCGATGGCGAGATCGTCACGGGTCGTATCGGGCATCTCGGCTTCGTGCTGATTGCCGCAGGTGGGGTCCTCATCTGTGTATTGCGGAGTTGGCTGGCCCTGTCGGGCGCCGTCCTGATCTTCGCTGGCCTCGTCAGCCTCCCGCTGGAGCGCGACCATCTGCCCGATGTTATGATTTCCGAGGATGGCCGCCTCATCGGCCTCGTCGCGAACGATGCGATCGCGACCAACAGGGTGCGCCCGTCGGATTTCGTGTTCTCGCAATGGCAACGGGCTCTCGCGGTGGAAAACCACCTCAAGCCGGCGATGCTTCCGCTGCCGGAGGCAGGCGATCCTTATCCGGCTACGGAGCCGGCCGGGAAGAGTGCTCCGCCGCTCGACCAGGAAAAAGTGACTGCGATCCGTGCGGATCTGTCCTCGGCGATCGAGGCGAGCGCTGCAGGGGTCTTCGTCTGCCGGGAAAAACAATGGTGTGCGGCGCGTAACGCTTACGGCTGGACGATCGTTGCGCTCGAGAACCCGCGCCTTTTTCCGGCCTTGTGTGACCAAGCAGATCTTGTGGTGACCGCAGCCCGGGTCGACAGCGCGAAATGCCCGACCGCTCGCGCCCGGATCGTGAACGCGCAGACGTTGCGTCGCACCGGTGCAATCGAAGTTCGAGCGCAGCCGGATGCGGGACAAACGGCGGCCGGAATGCAATTTAGAACGTCTTTCACCGCGCTTTCCCGTCCATGGGAACGCCACCGCGCCTATGACTGGCGGACCGGTAGTTTCGCGGAAGGTCAGCCAGCCCTTTGA
- a CDS encoding protein-L-isoaspartate O-methyltransferase family protein yields MNFEAARTKMVDNQIRTTDVTSHSILSAFLTVPREEFVPAKMKELAYIDTDIALDGTNGGAPRFLMEPSPLAKLLQLAEIAKSDVVLEIGCGTGYASAILSLVAGSVVALESDEGLAATATETLARLGYDNIAVVTGELEKGYAAEAPYDVIFVHGAVEVLPAGLFQQLRDGGRLVVVEGFGNASRAKLYVHEHGKTSERADFNTAVKPLPGFRRAQEFVF; encoded by the coding sequence ATGAATTTCGAAGCAGCGCGCACCAAGATGGTGGACAACCAGATCCGGACGACGGATGTGACGTCCCACTCGATCTTGTCCGCCTTCCTCACCGTGCCGCGCGAGGAATTCGTGCCCGCGAAGATGAAGGAACTCGCCTATATCGACACCGACATCGCGCTTGACGGCACGAACGGCGGAGCGCCGCGCTTCCTGATGGAACCGTCGCCGCTCGCCAAGCTGCTGCAGCTGGCCGAGATCGCCAAGTCCGACGTCGTGCTCGAGATCGGCTGTGGCACCGGCTACGCTTCGGCGATCCTGTCGCTGGTCGCCGGCTCGGTCGTCGCGCTCGAAAGCGATGAGGGTCTTGCCGCCACCGCGACCGAAACGCTGGCGCGTCTCGGCTATGACAATATCGCGGTTGTCACTGGCGAACTCGAGAAGGGTTACGCCGCCGAAGCGCCTTACGATGTCATCTTCGTTCACGGTGCAGTGGAGGTCTTGCCTGCGGGTCTTTTCCAGCAGTTGCGCGATGGAGGACGTCTCGTCGTGGTCGAAGGATTTGGCAACGCTTCTCGCGCTAAACTCTATGTGCACGAGCACGGAAAAACCTCCGAGCGTGCCGACTTCAACACTGCGGTGAAACCGCTTCCCGGTTTCCGCCGCGCGCAGGAATTTGTTTTTTGA
- the exbD gene encoding TonB system transport protein ExbD: MAGKVSQGGGDLDENSEINVTPFIDVMLVLLIIFMVAAPLATVDMKVDLPQSAAKPAPRDEKPVFVTLKADLALAIGNEETAREAFADELKRLTEGNTETRVLLRADKAVDYGELMTVMNLIQNAGYTKIALVGLEGAPGR; this comes from the coding sequence ATGGCCGGAAAAGTCAGCCAAGGCGGCGGCGATCTCGACGAGAACAGTGAAATCAACGTCACGCCCTTCATCGACGTCATGCTCGTGCTGCTGATCATATTCATGGTGGCGGCGCCGCTCGCCACGGTGGACATGAAAGTGGACCTGCCGCAATCGGCGGCAAAACCTGCGCCGCGCGACGAAAAGCCGGTCTTCGTGACCTTGAAGGCCGATCTGGCGCTGGCGATCGGCAATGAAGAAACGGCCCGTGAGGCCTTCGCCGACGAATTGAAGCGTCTGACCGAGGGCAATACCGAGACGCGCGTTCTGCTTCGGGCCGACAAGGCCGTGGACTACGGCGAACTGATGACGGTCATGAACCTCATCCAGAATGCCGGCTATACCAAGATCGCCCTCGTGGGCCTGGAAGGCGCACCCGGGCGCTGA